In Lotus japonicus ecotype B-129 chromosome 5, LjGifu_v1.2, one genomic interval encodes:
- the LOC130719285 gene encoding uncharacterized mitochondrial protein AtMg00810-like, with the protein MQQQVIQVFSAEGKKQISQYSNYHHLPLGFRDRTHPDYVCRLRKSLYGLKQAPRAWYQRFADYVSTIGFRHSTSDHSLFIYRRGSDMAYLLLYVDDIILISSSHDLRKSIMALLASEFAMKDLGPLSYFLGIAVTRHAGGLFLSQSTYARDIIARAGMTSCNPSATPVDTKRKLSTSAGTPCDDPTLYRSLAGALQYLTFTRPDISYAVQQVCLHMHAPHTEHLLALKRILRYVQGTLQFGLNLYPSPIEKLISYTDADWGGCPDTRRSTSGYCVFLGDNLISWSSKRQPTLSRSSAEAEYRGVANVVSESCWLRNLLLELHFPLSQATLVYCDNVSAIYLSGNPVQHQRTKHIEMDIHFVREKVARGQARIIHVPSRHQIADIFTKGLPRVLFDDFRTSLSVSEPPVSTAGV; encoded by the coding sequence ATGCAGCAGCAGGTGATTCAAGTTTTCTCTGCAGAAGGCAAAAAGCAGATTTCACAGTATAGCAACTATCATCATTTGCCCTTGGGTTTCCGTGACCGTACTCATCCTGATTATGTGTGTCGCTTGCGGAAATCTCTTTATGGATTGAAGCAagcgcctcgtgcttggtacCAGCGTTTTGCAGATTATGTCTCCACCATTGGGTTTCGCCATagcacctctgatcactctcttTTCATCTACAGACGAGGCTCTGACATGGCTTACCTCctgctttatgttgatgacatcatcctcaTCAGCTCTTCTCATGACCTTCGCAAATCTATCATGGCTCTTCTTGCCTCCgagtttgctatgaaggatctgggACCGTTGAGCTATTTCTTGGGCATTGCCGTCACCAGACATGCAGGTGGACTTTTTCTCAGTCAGAGTACATATGCACGTGACATTATTGCTCGGGCCGGTATGACCTCGTGCAATCCTTCTGCCACTCCTGTTGACACCAAGCGGAAACTCAGTACTTCTGCTGGTACTCCGTGTGATGATCCTACTTTATATCGGAGTCTTGCTGGGGCTTTACAGTATCTCACATTCACCCGTCCTGACATCTCCTATGCTGTTCAGCAGGTATGTCTTCACATGCATGCCCCCCACACAGAGCATCTGCTTGCACTGAAGCGCATCCTGCGTTATGTTCAGGGCACTTTACAGTTTGGTTTGAATCTCTATCCTTCTCCTATCGAGAAGCTTATTTCCTACACTGATGCCGATTGGGGTGGATGTCCCGACACTCGCCGGTCTACTTCTGGCTACTGTGTGTTTCTCGGCGACAACCTCATTTCTTGGTCGTCCAAGAGACAACCCACGCTTTCCCGGTCCAGTGCTGAGGCTGAGTACCGAGGCGTTGCTAATGTGGTTTCAGAATCATGTTGGCTACGCAACCTGCTTTTGGAGCTTcactttcctctttctcaagctACTTTGGTCTACTGTGAtaatgttagtgccatctacctATCAGGCAATCCTGTCCAGCATCAGCGCACTAAACACATTGAGATGGACATTCACTTTGTTCGAGAGAAGGTCGCCCGTGGTCAAGCACGCATCATTCATGTTCCTTCTCGCCACCAGATTGCGGATATCTTCACCAAAGGCCTCCCTCGAGTTCTCTTTGATGATTTTCGGACCAGTCTCAGCGTCAGTGAACCTCCCGtttcgactgcgggggtgtga